In Amia ocellicauda isolate fAmiCal2 chromosome 5, fAmiCal2.hap1, whole genome shotgun sequence, a genomic segment contains:
- the kiss2 gene encoding kisspeptin 2 isoform X1, whose product MINIALEYKLNCTIPVLTEAWVIPLPYRSNMNGLMLLLTAVVVCPYRIMGNPLHGSLPAEHFDIAASAPVGLRTLPHLVAREAESPNSVDEASLCYFVQESEIESQISCRLRFPRSKFNFNPFGLRFGKRDRGTAARGRSAIPVPSALLPYLLKLKQSGLST is encoded by the exons ATGATAAATATTGCGCTTGAGTACAAATTGAACTGTACAATACCTGTTTTAACTGAAGCATGGGTTATTCCTCTACCATACAGATCTAACATGAACGGGTTAATGTTGCTGTTGACTGCGGTAGTAGTTTGCCCGTATCGGATAATGGGAAATCCCCTGCACGGGAGTTTACCTGCTGAGCACTTTGACATTGCAG CCAGTGCGCCAGTGGGTCTCAGGACACTCCCTCATCTGGTGGCGAGAGAAGCTGAAAGTCCCAATTCGGTGGACGAGGCGAGTCTCTGCTATTTCGTCCAGGAAAGCGAAATCGAGAGTCAGATCTCCTGCAGACTCCGGTTCCCCCGGAGTAAATTCAACTTCAACCCCTTCGGCCTGCGCTTTGGAAAGCGGGACCGGGGCACCGCGGCCCGGGGCAGGAGTGCTATCCCGGTGCCCAGCGCGCTGCTGCCCTACCTCCTCAAACTCAAACAGTCGGGACTGTCCACCTGA
- the kiss2 gene encoding kisspeptin 2 isoform X2, which produces MNGLMLLLTAVVVCPYRIMGNPLHGSLPAEHFDIAASAPVGLRTLPHLVAREAESPNSVDEASLCYFVQESEIESQISCRLRFPRSKFNFNPFGLRFGKRDRGTAARGRSAIPVPSALLPYLLKLKQSGLST; this is translated from the exons ATGAACGGGTTAATGTTGCTGTTGACTGCGGTAGTAGTTTGCCCGTATCGGATAATGGGAAATCCCCTGCACGGGAGTTTACCTGCTGAGCACTTTGACATTGCAG CCAGTGCGCCAGTGGGTCTCAGGACACTCCCTCATCTGGTGGCGAGAGAAGCTGAAAGTCCCAATTCGGTGGACGAGGCGAGTCTCTGCTATTTCGTCCAGGAAAGCGAAATCGAGAGTCAGATCTCCTGCAGACTCCGGTTCCCCCGGAGTAAATTCAACTTCAACCCCTTCGGCCTGCGCTTTGGAAAGCGGGACCGGGGCACCGCGGCCCGGGGCAGGAGTGCTATCCCGGTGCCCAGCGCGCTGCTGCCCTACCTCCTCAAACTCAAACAGTCGGGACTGTCCACCTGA